From Candida dubliniensis CD36 chromosome 7, complete sequence, the proteins below share one genomic window:
- a CDS encoding chitin biosynthesis effector, putative (Similar to S. cerevisiae CHS6): MTTSFSFSPSAEATPTIREDNFGETLGIRANLQHQDIGPPDLIHRSIYAGSKSALYNQNDFVKDKQKKDDDGYVGYYHFVNGLRPQSSENYIMDIVKYGAPYKRDVIVTYCTYNIFSKSDFRVKYIIHHKDLSVDRTYQIAGRTVTDIPVNYLQELDASQIVRFIYYLDNLDDQFVGLVNFPDFVKDKEAIATSLDILAKHLRKGFMTGTSSAYGAPTSCGNDKKTNYYRNRLVDAIIRLEKLGDYNISQSIKSSYGDEFNYVILKLIKDELEYIQLINDSIKDNLYSTHSALILVEQVKFLISKEQYKLALEIAKKTILILPLDYDCWFYLALSYILVKDIENALLVINSLPIIINKNKGAHDPPDLFVSTFIERLELEEVISEKSFYEYFPNPKNTNGEHIASIRKMWNDLFLFNPLSRHPIVGQHFSQSPLVNSSAIEIASVDTILVKTCAPSSTKNAFASQSAGSSASSILNYARKSTWGRTYDLLSFMVALVGWEHVISIKERLFKSNVESTTAGNNNYVVNHGAKERLVTCEAWLEQLFITIYEDLRTLMITIANNTNQERSALEWEMIGLLGWSVKHNLRDSISSLVTSVIGKNVQGEFDYFGTVQLLEIYDEFILDSPGYMDSYNGKFLSNKLILRVSSKQMCDSLVKSLEKEYFKLDFVLLAIMKLVSWNVRWYQYVPDYLVMSILQKLIAKYDSVYIMTTIRIIFEQNKKQKTTKSLFGKKKKEGPYEFVEGDTIYDYMDYLVNWIDSIY; the protein is encoded by the coding sequence ATGACAACTTCCTTCTCATTTTCACCTTCGGCTGAAGCAACACCAACGATAAGAGAAGATAATTTTGGGGAAACTTTAGGGATCAGGGCCAACCTTCAACATCAAGATATTGGTCCTCCTGATTTGATCCATCGTTCCATTTATGCTGGATCAAAATCGGCATTATATAACCAAAACGATTTTGTTAAAGATAAGCAGaaaaaagatgatgatggttaTGTTGgatattatcattttgtTAATGGATTGAGGCCACAAAGTAGCgaaaattatattatgGATATTGTGAAATATGGAGCTCCTTATAAACGAGACGTTATAGTTACTTATTGCACATATAACATATTCAGCAAATCTGATTTTCGAgtaaaatatataatacaTCATAAAGATTTACTGGTTGATCGGACATACCAAATTGCAGGTCGAACAGTGACAGATATCCCAGTAAATTATTTACAGGAACTTGATGCCTCACAAATAGTACGATTCATATATTATTTGGATAACCTAGACGACCAATTTGTTGGATTAGTTAACTTCCCTGACTTTGTTAAAGATAAAGAGGCGATAGCTACATCACTTGATATATTGGCAAAACATCTTCGTAAAGGATTTATGACAGGAACATCATCTGCGTATGGAGCTCCAACTTCATGTGGTAATGACAAAAAGACAAACTACTATCGTAATCGATTGGTTGATGCCATAATAAGATTGGAAAAGTTGGGGGATTATAACATTAGTCAACTGATCAAACTGTCTTATGGAGACGAGTTCAATTATGTGATTCTtaaattaatcaaagaTGAACTTGAATATATacaattgattaatgatTCTATAAAGGATAACTTGTATTCTACACATCTGGCATTGATATTAGTTGAGCAAGTGAAATTTCTCATATCAAAAGAGCAATATAAGTTAGCTTTGGAGATTGCGAAAAAAACgatattgatattgccATTAGATTATGattgttggttttattTGGCATTGTCATATATTTTAGTTAAAGACATTGAAAATGCCTTACTTGTTATCAATTCGTTGcctattattataaataaaaacaaaggTGCACATGATCCACCGGATTTGTTTGTGTCGACGTTTATTGAACGACTCGAGTTGGAAGAAGTCATTTCCGAAAAACTGTTTTACGAATACTTCCCTAATCCTAAAAATACCAATGGTGAGCATATTGCTTCTATTCGGAAAATGTGGAATGATTTATTCTTATTTAATCCTTTGTCTAGGCATCCTATTGTGGGACAACACTTTTCCCAATCGCCATTGGTCAACAGCTCTGCTATTGAAATCGCGTCTGTGGATACCATTCTTGTCAAAACATGTGCACCAAGCTCCACTAAAAATGCATTTGCATCTCAATCAGCTGGTTCAAGTGCATCTTCGATTTTGAATTATGCTCGAAAATCAACTTGGGGACGAACATATGATCTCTTGTCATTTATGGTAGCACTTGTCGGATGGGAACACGTGATTTCGATTAAAGAAAGATTGTTTAAGCTGAATGTCGAATCTACCACTGCtggaaacaacaattacgTTGTAAATCATGGGGCCAAGGAACGGTTAGTGACATGTGAAGCTTGGTTAGAACAGTTGTTTATTACGATTTATGAAGATCTCCGGACACTAATGATTACTATTGCCAACAACACAAATCAAGAACGAAGTGCCTTAGAATGGGAAATGATAGGTTTGTTAGGGTGGCTGGTGAAACACAATTTACGAGATTCCATCAGCCTGTTGGTTACCAGTGTTATTGGCAAGAATGTTCAAGGTGAGTTTGATTACTTTGGTACCGTGCAACTATTGGAAATATATGACGAGTTTATTCTTGACAGCCCTGGATATATGGACAGTTATAATGGCAAGTTTTTAAGCAATAAATTGATCTTAAGGGTTTCTAGTAAACAAATGTGTGACAGCTTGGTAAAATCAttggaaaaagaatatttcaAACTTGATTTTGTACTTCTTGCAATAATGAAGTTGGTTAGTTGGAATGTGCGATGGTATCAATATGTTCCTGATTATCTTGTAATGAGTATTTTACAGAAATTGATTGCGAAATATGATCTGGTTTACATTATGACCACCATCAGAATCATATTTGAACAGAACAAGAAGCAGAAAACTACTAAATCCTTATTTgggaaaaagaagaaagaggGACCCTATGAATTCGTCGAAGGTGACACTATATATGACTATATGGATTATCTTGTCAACTGGATCGATAGTATATACTGA
- a CDS encoding glutamine amidotransferase, putative (Similar to S. cerevisiae DUG3) codes for MCRFMIYKGREEMVLSDLLTKPAHSIINQSFDSRLRLDMRNPVNGDGFGVGYYSENRHPCIFKAITPAWNNVNLNNLAECTESSLVFAHVRASTQGVLAETNCHPFSYGKIMFMHNGGVSAFNLIKKKLINHLEDKFFLHIQGSTDSECCFALFVDTLYKMGYDPEDLSVKFSHSILRKALLTTIDLIKTWQCQVTNEPSLLNFAATDGESIVVSRYITSKTDEAASLHFSTGSKFFEYQPGLFKMERLNRSQDVIFVSSEPLTFERGDWLCVPTNTILTITNRNTVLMHPIEDEFYDGEVQRSSGLAMSKGLIGGVPMKDVEVDSTLAEVPPLDREGRVAVNV; via the coding sequence ATGTGTCGATTTATGATATATAAAGGTAGAGAAGAAATGGTACTTTCTGACTTACTCACAAAACCAGCTCATTCCATAATCAACCAGTCATTTGATTCAAGATTACGATTAGATATGCGAAACCCCGTCAATGGTGATGGATTTGGCGTTGGTTATTATTCAGAAAACCGTCATCCTTGTATATTTAAGGCAATAACACCAGCATGGAATAATGtcaatttgaacaatttagCAGAGTGTACTGAGTCTAGTCTTGTATTTGCTCATGTTAGAGCATCTACTCAAGGGGTTTTGGCAGAAACTAATTGTCACCCTTTTTCATATGGGAAAATAATGTTTATGCATAATGGGGGTGTATCGGcatttaatttgattaaaaagaaattgatcaatCATTTGGAAGATAAATTTTTCCTACATATTCAAGGATCAACAGATTCAGAATGCTGTTTTGCATTGTTTGTTGATACGTTATATAAAATGGGTTATGATCCAGAAGATTTGTCAGTTAAATTTTCCCATTCAATTCTCCGCAAGGCATTATTAACTACTATCGATTTGATTAAAACATGGCAATGTCAAGTCACCAATGAGCCATCCTTGTTGAATTTTGCCGCAACTGATGGGGAATCTATTGTGGTAAGTAGATATATTACTTCCAAAACTGATGAAGCTGCTTCTTTACATTTTAGCACTGGATCAAAGTTTTTCGAATATCAGCCAGGATTGTTTAAAATGGAAAGATTAAACCGATCTCAAGATGTCATATTTGTTTCTAGTGAACCATTAACATTTGAACGAGGTGATTGGTTATGTGTGCCCACTAACACAATTTTGACAATAACTAATAGAAACACCGTGTTGATGCACCCTATAGAAGACGAGTTCTATGATGGAGAAGTTCAAAGATCTTCTGGATTAGCCATGAGCAAGGGCCTTATTGGTGGCGTTCCTATGAAAGATGTTGAAGTTGATTCAACACTTGCTGAAGTGCCTCCATTGGATAGAGAGGGTAGAGTTGCTGTCAATGTATAA
- a CDS encoding SIT4 phosphatase complex subunit, putative (Similar to S. cerevisiae SAP190), translated as MSGSFWKFSNGFTSLSNISTLLENYNRDSESGKIEEEGQLEVLKKLLDENDLLQELLSNNPMLMSFLREDKILGMLVNLVILEGAVDDENPSVNESKSKVDAKESTSDGKTVEKTSSKSDSKDSKEDNKMDKTVDKNKENGDDDADDDEEEEEEDDEKNDETDEQDLEESEEQKATRRATIAAEILSADVWSLTDAVMASTENLNRLWEILDDKEPLSISLSTYFMKIMEHLLDMKCEDMITYLIENQPNLVEKFVNHLSNPPLMDFLLKLISTDKPDNSTGIIDFLQNQDLITHLVEALDISGGKEEDYEMLLVRQSSTADFLKALITISANSTTDNSTIGPNELTRELVSHEQMKRLCNIMLKGGYALANGVGIIIEIIRKNNSDYDVIPILHIRLENHPPTGRDPIYLGHLLRVFAEKIEEFNKLLIKEDPDCKLRTPFGDIEPLGFERFKICELIAELLHCSNMALLNENRGFDIVKERDELRIKMKDFDPISFKYNETIVLPDDNNNAGSNANDTIDDFNADDSIDEEETHANANLTEEQLRSSPVVGDFLKIALFDTQIISNILSMFFRFPWNNFLHNVVFDIVQQVLNGSMEIGFNKFLAIDLFASGDITNKIIEGQKLCADYESTHNGLRLGFMGHLTLIAEEVVKFVQLYPSNTLSELIDIKVESNVWEEYVNNVLYDTREKYNAILGGGDEDDEEDDDDDENTTFEEGLGEIIEEVKTGLVFEEPQKKKDFLDGDESGSDDDDHFSNYMSQQLTNPSTTPNHEHEDELETSSEDDEDEEDYIDPNDDGRSYKKSNSLYDAKGSLKKLENEDDKSDESDSSDEEEKQDTKLTRSASKG; from the coding sequence atGTCAGGGTCATTTTGGAAATTCAGTAATGGGTTTACGTCACTTTCAAACATTTCCACTTTATTGGAAAATTATAATAGAGACCTGGAATCTGgtaaaattgaagaagaaggacAACTTGAagttttaaagaaattattggatgaaaatgatttgcTACAAGAGTTATTATCAAACAATCCAATGCTAATGAGTTTTTTGCGAGAGGATAAGATATTAGGAATGCTTGTGAATTTAGTGATTCTCGAAGGTGCCGTGGATGATGAAAATCCCTCTGTAAATGAGTCTAAAAGTAAAGTGGACGCAAAAGAGTCTACTAGTGATGGCAAAACTGTGGAAAAAACGAGTTCAAAACTGGATTCCAAAGATTCTAAAGAGGACAACAAAATGGACAAAACAGTAGATaagaataaagaaaatggcGACGATGACGCTGACGAcgacgaagaagaagaagaagaagatgatgaaaagaATGACGAAACTGATGAACAAGATCTTGAGGAGTCAGAAGAACAAAAGGCCACTAGAAGAGCTACTATTGCTGCTGAAATATTAAGCGCTGATGTGTGGTCTTTAACAGATGCAGTGATGGCATCAACAGAAAATTTAAACAGACTATGGGAAATTCTCGATGATAAGGAACCACTCAGTATTAGCTTGTCGACTTATTTTATGAAAATTATGGAGCATTTGTTGGATATGAAATGTGAAGATATGATAACATACCTTATTGAGAATCAACCCAATTTAGTTGAAAAGTTTGTGAATCATCTATCCAACCCACCGTTGATggattttttattaaagtTAATTTCTACTGATAAACCAGACAATTCTACTGGGATAATAGACTTTTTACAGAACCAGGATTTGATCACACATTTGGTTGAAGCATTGGACATTTCAGGTGGTAAGGAAGAAGATTACGAAATGCTTTTAGTGAGACAAAGCTCCACAGCAGATTTTTTAAAGGCATTGATAACCATTTCAGCCAATTCGACTACAGATAATTCTACAATTGGTCCTAATGAATTGACTAGAGAATTGGTTTCCCATGAGCAAATGAAACGTTTATGTAATATTATGTTGAAAGGAGGATATGCGTTAGCTAATGGTGTTGGcataataatagaaatcATTAGAAAGAATAATTCAGATTATGACGTTATACCAATTTTACACATCCGATTAGAGAATCATCCACCAACAGGTAGAGATCCAATCTATTTGGGACATTTATTGCGAGTGTTTGCGGAAAAGATAGAggaattcaataaattgttaATTAAGGAAGATCCTGATTGCAAGTTAAGGACACCCTTTGGTGATATTGAGCCTTTAGGGTTTGAAAGATTCAAAATATGCGAATTGATTGCGGAATTATTGCATTGTTCAAATATGGCTTTGCTAAATGAGAATCGAggatttgatattgttaaAGAAAGAGATGAATTgagaataaaaatgaaagacTTTGATCCCATTAGTTTCAAATACAATGAAACCATTGTTCTCCCAGATGATAACAACAATGCTGGAAGTAATGCCAATGACACTATTGACGACTTTAATGCTGATGACAgtattgatgaagaagaaactcATGCAAATGCAAATTTGACAGAAGAACAACTTAGGAGTAGTCCTGTAGTTGgtgattttttgaaaattgcTTTGTTTGATACTCAAATTATATCCAACATCTTGTCCATGTTTTTCCGTTTCCCATGGAACAATTTTTTGCATAATGTGGTGTTTGATATTGTGCAGCAAGTTTTGAATGGGTCAATGGAAATTGGTTTCAACAAGTTTTTGGccattgatttatttgctCTGGGTGATATAACGaacaaaatcattgaaGGTCAAAAGTTGTGTGCCGATTATGAATCAACTCACAATGGATTGAGATTGGGGTTTATGGGTCATTTGACCTTGATTGCTGAAGAAGTGGTgaaatttgttcaattatATCCATCAAATACTTTGAGTGagttaattgatattaaagTGGAAAGCAATGTGTGGGAAGAATATGTTAACAATGTATTGTATGATACTAGAGAAAAATATAATGCCATTTTAGGGGGtggtgatgaagatgatgaagaagatgatgatgatgatgaaaatacCACTTTTGAAGAAGGTCTTGGGGAAATAATAGAAGAGGTGAAAACAGGATTAGTATTTGAAGAACcacagaagaagaaagacTTTTTAGATGGAGATGAATCAGGATCGGACGACGATGACCATTTTTCCAATTATATGTCACAACAATTGACCAACCCATCGACGACTCCAAACCATGAACACGAAGATGAGCTTGAAACATCGAGTGaggatgatgaagatgaagaagattatATAGATCCTAATGATGATGGAAGATcatacaaaaaatcaaactcCCTATATGATGCAAAAGGTTCGTTGAAGAAACTTGAAAATGAGGACGATAAAAGTGACGAATCAGACAGCTCTGACGAAGAGGAGAAACAAGACACGAAACTTACAAGATCAGCAAGTAAAGGTTAG
- a CDS encoding phosphoprotein phosphatase, putative (Similar to S. cerevisiae PHS1): MSQPNKWLIAYNSISASLWSIVLFNTVFLSLTLGQPYVFEKTNKTTTVIQTLAVVEIVNSLLGLVKSPLFTTVTQVFSRLLIVWGIHQYLPDSPANYHWCYITLCLSWSITEIIRYSYYASNLTGQVPFWLTWLRYTTFYVLYPTGVFSEVCSVILSLDDAGFYYGWILKIILVVYIPGFYMLYTYMIKQRKKVLNKKTQ, from the coding sequence ATGTCACAGCCAAATAAGTGGTTAATTGCctataattcaatttctgcATCATTATGGTCCATTGTTTTATTTAACACTGTTTTCTTGTCGCTTACACTCGGTCAACCATATGtgtttgaaaaaacaaacaaaaccaCTACTGTTATACAAACTTTGGCTGTGGTTGAGATTgtcaattcattattagGATTGGTCAAGTCTCCATTGTTTACTACTGTCACCCAAGTGTTTTCTCGTTTGTTAATTGTTTGGGGGATTCACCAGTATTTGCCAGATTCTCCTGCAAACTACCATTGGTGCTACATCACTTTATGTTTAAGCTGGTCCATCACTGAAATTATAAGGTATTCGTACTATGCCAGCAACTTAACTGGTCAAGTCCCATTCTGGTTAACGTGGTTAAGATACACAACATTTTACGTTTTATACCCAACCGGGGTTTTCTCAGAAGTATGTCTGGTTATCTTGTCCTTAGATGACGCGGGATTTTATTACGGTtggattttgaaaataattttggtTGTCTATATACCTGGTTTTTACATGCTTTACACCTATATGAttaaacaaagaaagaaggtcttgaacaaaaaaaccCAGTAA
- a CDS encoding phosphoprotein phosphatase, putative (Similar to S. cerevisiae PHS1;~putative signal anchor over residues 1-39 (SignalP)) translates to MFECKFANSYQQQFIIFLNHIFNNILFLLFLLPLFVVYSFQIMKGYLILYNSVSAVLWGYILFQCFHNWSIGHYEVEEIPHQFMVYTQIFNSSIEIFHSIIGLVPTPIPTLLLQSFARLIIMVGICVVIPESLANYDITVFSGLTLAWSITEIIRYGFYVIKICGIKTPYWLVWLRYSAFLVLYPLGLVCESTTVFNSYDYVKSRLPAYYYFLKYAIVLYIPGFLYLYTYMIGQRTKVLKKIKAQ, encoded by the coding sequence ATGTTTGAATGTAAATTTGCTAATTCTTACCAACAACAGTTTATCATTTTCCTAAATCATATATTTAACAACatattatttcttctttttcttttacctctatttgttgtttactcgtttcaaataatgaagGGGTACCTTATCTTGTATAATAGTGTATCAGCAGTTCTCTGGGGgtatattttatttcagTGTTTCCACAACTGGAGTATTGGTCATTatgaagttgaagaaatCCCACATCAATTCATGGTCTACACccaaatattcaattcttcaattgagaTTTTCCATTCTATAATTGGCTTAGTGCCTACACCGATCCCAACTTTATTGCTACAATCGTTCGCTAGATTGATTATCATGGTTGGTATATGTGTCGTCATACCCGAAAGCTTGGCCAATTACGATATAACCGTATTTTCAGGATTGACATTAGCATGGTCGATAACAGAGATTATTCGATATGGATTTTACGTTATCAAAATTTGCGGCATAAAGACACCGTATTGGTTGGTATGGTTAAGATACAGTGCATTCTTGGTATTATATCCACTTGGCTTAGTATGTGAAAGCACAACCGTGTTTAATTCTTACGATTATGTAAAAAGTAGATTACCTGCTTACTATTACTTTTTGAAATATGCAATTGTATTGTATATCCCCGGATTCTTGTACCTTTACACTTATATGATTGGTCAACGAACAAAagtgttgaaaaaaatcaaagcCCAGTGA